The following proteins are co-located in the Desulfoscipio sp. XC116 genome:
- a CDS encoding ABC transporter ATP-binding protein, protein MINSLQQLLMVEVKDLSVDYRQRQQVVPALREVSFDIPQGSTCALIGPSGCGKSTLLYVLSGLLGKFSGKVLVDKEPVAPLRRQTALILQDYGLLPWKKVFDNVGLGLEIRGIKGGQKQSAVKRVLAEVGLWELRDRYPSQLSGGQRQRIGIARALALEPDLLLMDEPFSSLDALTREKLQRQMLQIWQGKRMTIVLVTHSIEEAIFLGRQIIVLSGHPGRVLDIVDNPGAGEPGYRKSAQFHALTTILREKLVP, encoded by the coding sequence GTGATAAATTCCTTGCAACAATTACTAATGGTTGAAGTAAAAGATTTATCGGTGGACTACCGTCAGCGGCAACAGGTGGTGCCTGCCTTGCGGGAAGTATCTTTTGATATACCTCAAGGCAGTACCTGCGCGCTCATCGGCCCGTCGGGCTGTGGCAAGTCAACCTTGTTATATGTGCTGTCCGGCTTGTTGGGTAAATTTTCCGGTAAGGTGCTGGTAGATAAGGAGCCGGTGGCCCCTCTGCGCAGACAGACGGCACTTATTTTGCAAGACTACGGGTTGCTGCCCTGGAAAAAGGTTTTTGATAACGTGGGACTGGGCTTGGAAATCAGGGGTATAAAAGGGGGCCAAAAACAATCCGCGGTAAAACGGGTACTGGCCGAGGTGGGGCTGTGGGAACTGCGGGACCGTTATCCTTCTCAGCTGAGCGGCGGTCAGCGGCAGCGCATCGGTATCGCCAGGGCCCTGGCTTTGGAGCCCGACCTGCTATTGATGGACGAGCCGTTTTCTTCACTGGATGCTTTAACCCGGGAAAAGCTGCAAAGACAAATGCTGCAAATATGGCAGGGCAAACGGATGACTATTGTGCTGGTAACCCACAGTATAGAAGAAGCCATTTTCTTGGGGCGGCAAATTATTGTGCTGTCCGGCCATCCGGGACGGGTCTTGGATATTGTGGACAATCCCGGGGCAGGGGAGCCGGGTTACCGAAAATCAGCTCAATTTCACGCTTTGACCACGATATTGCGTGAAAAACTGGTGCCGTAA
- a CDS encoding ABC transporter permease, whose protein sequence is MPKLKYKNLLAIIVSIAGLLLGWELLAVALDNPALPEPLPALATFFQELTRGLWRHFIISSYRVLVSLVASLAIAIPLGMVLGREARLDRYAAPVLYLVYPVPKIVFLPVLMVLLGIGDISKIFLITLVVFFQILVPIRDAARGINTAVINSIKSLGARQYDIYKHVVWPAVLPEVLTSLRIASGTAIAILFFSETIVSREGLGYYLLDAWSRYAFREMFAGIIAMGLLGFIIYMILDCLERRLCPWKYL, encoded by the coding sequence ATGCCTAAACTAAAATACAAAAATTTATTAGCTATCATAGTTTCCATAGCCGGTTTGCTGCTGGGCTGGGAGCTGCTGGCCGTGGCGCTGGATAATCCCGCTCTGCCTGAACCGCTGCCGGCATTGGCTACGTTTTTTCAGGAATTGACGCGCGGTTTATGGCGGCATTTTATTATTAGCAGCTACCGGGTGTTGGTGAGCCTGGTTGCATCACTGGCAATAGCTATACCTTTGGGAATGGTGCTGGGTCGGGAGGCGAGGCTGGACCGTTATGCGGCTCCTGTTTTGTACCTGGTTTATCCGGTGCCCAAAATTGTATTTCTGCCGGTATTAATGGTGCTCCTTGGTATAGGGGATATCTCTAAAATCTTTTTGATAACCCTGGTGGTTTTTTTTCAAATCCTGGTCCCCATAAGAGACGCCGCCCGGGGTATTAATACGGCGGTGATTAATTCCATAAAATCGCTTGGCGCACGCCAGTATGATATCTACAAGCACGTGGTATGGCCCGCGGTGTTGCCCGAGGTGCTTACCTCGCTGCGTATTGCCTCGGGTACGGCTATTGCAATTTTATTTTTTTCGGAAACCATTGTCAGCCGGGAGGGCCTGGGCTATTATTTGCTGGATGCCTGGTCCCGGTATGCTTTCCGGGAAATGTTCGCCGGTATTATTGCCATGGGCTTGCTGGGCTTTATTATTTATATGATACTCGATTGTTTGGAACGCAGGCTTTGTCCGTGGAAATACCTGTAG
- the menG gene encoding demethylmenaquinone methyltransferase: MHQSKEERVHDVFESISGKYDFMNSVISFQRHKAWRRDTMRRMRVQKGQMALDVCCGTADWTIALAKAVGPEGAIYGLDFSQNMLQIGREKVQARNLRHVRLIHGNAMELPFADNSFDHVTIGFGLRNVPDYLQVLREMSRVARPGGQVVCLETSQPAMPVFRQLYYVYFGYVMPFLGKLLAKSYKQYSWLQESARDFPGCRELADMFRQAGLVDIEVKAYTGGVAAMHLGRKPK, translated from the coding sequence ATGCATCAATCGAAAGAAGAACGCGTACATGACGTATTTGAATCGATTTCAGGTAAATATGACTTTATGAATTCGGTGATCAGCTTCCAACGGCACAAAGCCTGGCGCAGGGATACCATGCGGCGCATGCGAGTGCAAAAAGGCCAGATGGCGCTGGATGTATGCTGCGGAACGGCTGACTGGACCATTGCCCTGGCCAAAGCCGTCGGTCCGGAAGGAGCAATCTATGGGCTGGATTTCAGTCAAAATATGCTCCAAATCGGCCGGGAAAAGGTACAAGCCCGGAACCTGCGGCACGTGCGGCTTATCCACGGCAATGCCATGGAATTACCGTTTGCCGACAATTCCTTCGATCACGTGACCATTGGCTTCGGCCTGCGTAATGTTCCGGACTACCTGCAAGTACTGCGGGAAATGAGCCGGGTGGCCAGGCCGGGCGGCCAAGTAGTCTGCCTGGAAACATCCCAACCGGCCATGCCGGTATTCAGACAACTGTATTACGTCTATTTTGGCTACGTGATGCCGTTTCTGGGTAAGCTGCTGGCTAAGAGCTACAAGCAATACTCCTGGCTGCAGGAATCGGCCAGGGATTTTCCCGGCTGCCGGGAACTGGCGGATATGTTCCGGCAGGCCGGACTGGTCGATATAGAAGTAAAAGCGTACACCGGAGGAGTAGCCGCCATGCACCTGGGGCGCAAACCAAAGTAA
- a CDS encoding 4Fe-4S dicluster domain-containing protein, with protein sequence MNFFTIKKCRNCPNRVVDLDMLENELLQVLDNCRFNIRAGSKIDNDRPLHHQMFHLALAGCPNSCSQPQIKDFGVQGQAVPEVGEGCSKCGACIEVCAEAAISMAEEKAIIDRGACLNCGQCARACPTGALHLNKVGYKVLAGGKLGRHPRLATELMAMADTGDVAASLKRCVELFINEGRPGERLGSVLDRTDKEFN encoded by the coding sequence ATGAATTTTTTTACCATAAAAAAATGCCGCAACTGCCCCAACCGGGTGGTGGATTTAGACATGTTGGAAAACGAACTGCTGCAAGTGCTGGATAACTGCCGATTTAACATCCGCGCAGGATCGAAAATAGATAATGACCGCCCCCTGCACCACCAAATGTTTCACCTGGCCCTGGCCGGCTGCCCCAATTCCTGCAGCCAGCCCCAGATTAAAGACTTTGGCGTTCAGGGACAGGCCGTCCCGGAAGTAGGCGAAGGATGCAGTAAATGTGGCGCCTGCATCGAAGTATGCGCCGAGGCCGCTATAAGCATGGCGGAGGAAAAGGCCATCATTGACCGCGGCGCCTGCCTTAATTGCGGACAGTGCGCCCGCGCTTGCCCCACCGGGGCATTGCATTTAAACAAGGTAGGTTACAAAGTGCTGGCCGGGGGCAAACTTGGACGGCACCCCCGTTTGGCCACCGAATTAATGGCCATGGCCGACACAGGCGATGTGGCCGCATCGCTTAAACGCTGCGTGGAGTTGTTTATTAATGAAGGCCGTCCCGGTGAAAGATTGGGCAGTGTACTGGACCGAACTGATAAAGAATTTAATTAG
- a CDS encoding enoyl-CoA hydratase/isomerase family protein: MTYQTITYELKEHVAWLTLNRPKSFNAINLELAQDFTGALRQAEQDDNVRVLVVTGSEKAFCAGGDLSWLMASDDNLKKRQILDNAATVITMLDRLSKPVIAAVNGAVAGAGTAVAMACDMVLAAENAKFAPNFVNIAAVPDSGASWFLPRYTGYHKAAELMLTGRMLDAGECCELGIFNRVVAAEDLHRETLKLARKLAAGPQRAIRYIKQMLKLSDQNTLAAQLEAEASMQLMAWSDDDFPEGVNAFLQKRKPNFK, encoded by the coding sequence TTGACTTACCAAACCATAACTTATGAATTAAAGGAACATGTGGCCTGGTTAACCCTCAACAGGCCAAAAAGTTTTAACGCCATTAATCTTGAGCTGGCTCAAGATTTTACCGGAGCGCTGCGGCAAGCTGAACAAGACGATAATGTCCGCGTCTTGGTGGTTACCGGATCTGAAAAAGCTTTTTGCGCCGGCGGTGATTTGTCCTGGTTGATGGCATCGGACGACAACCTAAAGAAGAGGCAGATATTAGATAACGCCGCGACAGTCATAACCATGCTGGACAGGCTAAGTAAACCCGTCATTGCCGCAGTAAACGGCGCGGTAGCCGGAGCGGGCACAGCGGTGGCCATGGCCTGCGACATGGTACTGGCAGCGGAAAACGCCAAATTTGCGCCGAACTTTGTAAATATTGCCGCTGTACCCGACAGCGGGGCCTCCTGGTTTCTGCCGCGCTATACAGGCTATCACAAAGCAGCGGAATTAATGCTCACCGGGCGCATGCTTGATGCCGGGGAGTGCTGTGAGCTGGGCATTTTTAATCGTGTGGTAGCGGCGGAAGATTTACACCGGGAAACATTAAAACTAGCGCGGAAACTAGCTGCCGGTCCCCAGCGAGCGATACGTTATATCAAGCAAATGCTCAAGTTAAGCGATCAGAACACTCTCGCCGCTCAGTTGGAAGCGGAGGCCTCTATGCAGCTTATGGCCTGGTCGGATGATGATTTCCCGGAAGGTGTAAACGCATTTTTACAAAAAAGAAAGCCTAATTTTAAATAA
- a CDS encoding hydantoinase/oxoprolinase family protein, with amino-acid sequence MTKYKLAVDTGGTFTDFCLLGDNGRLLIAKEPSTPDDPSRAVLEGIKKIASQQGIRLREINFVLHGTTVATNAILEQKGARTALITTRGFRDIIFIGRQNRPHLYNFWAQKPAPLLPRHMVLEIEERILADGSVKTRLGKEDINNLIEQLRQSGAESAAVCLLHAYANPEHEIIIKEALRKELPHLSITISSEILPEFREYERTSTTVINALVKPKVDRYVSRLAQNLRSAGVESELFIMQSNGGVITAPQARQQSARTVLSGPAGGVLAGVYIARQTGHNNLLTADIGGTSMDICLIHRQEPRFTTEGSIGGHPLRLPMLDIHTIGAGGGSIAWIDTGGALRVGPRSAGSIPGPACYNLGGHEPTVTDANMVLGRLTPEDFAGLDNISTEMAARHVDEKIGRPLGLTPEAAAEGVIKVVNANMVRAMRVISVQRGFDPRDFTLVPFGGAGPLQAVELAREMGIPRILIPPHPGVTSAWGMLSADVRHDYSITHVTDLAPDACPGINAIYDDLAKQGSGDLTGEGFDKSQINLSRFMDLRYRGQSYELTIAIPDNELIGADLLVIGQRFHRRHLQHYGYCREKAAVEIVTLRLAATGRLPKLQPRTRPSGELPGSSSTRRVYMNGSYHDVPVYERRLTGPGWRIQGPAVVTQADTTTLIWPGNNARCDRWGNIIIETGVR; translated from the coding sequence TTGACCAAATATAAACTGGCTGTGGACACCGGCGGCACATTTACCGATTTTTGCCTGCTGGGCGACAACGGTAGATTATTAATTGCCAAGGAACCTTCAACCCCTGATGACCCTTCCCGCGCAGTACTGGAGGGTATAAAAAAAATAGCTTCACAGCAAGGCATACGGCTCCGGGAGATTAATTTTGTACTGCACGGCACCACGGTAGCCACAAACGCCATATTAGAGCAAAAAGGCGCCCGCACCGCATTGATCACTACCCGCGGTTTTAGAGACATTATTTTTATCGGACGTCAAAATCGCCCGCATCTATACAATTTTTGGGCACAAAAACCGGCCCCGCTTTTGCCCCGCCACATGGTGTTGGAAATTGAAGAACGAATTTTAGCGGACGGCAGCGTTAAAACCAGGCTTGGGAAAGAAGACATAAACAACCTTATAGAACAATTAAGACAGTCCGGCGCCGAATCGGCAGCCGTGTGTTTATTGCATGCCTATGCCAATCCCGAGCATGAAATAATAATTAAGGAAGCACTGCGAAAAGAATTGCCTCACCTATCCATAACCATTTCCTCGGAAATACTACCGGAATTCAGAGAGTATGAGCGCACCAGCACCACGGTAATCAACGCCCTGGTCAAGCCCAAAGTGGACCGCTATGTCAGCCGGCTGGCCCAAAATTTACGTTCCGCCGGTGTTGAAAGCGAACTGTTCATTATGCAATCCAACGGCGGGGTAATTACCGCCCCCCAAGCCCGGCAGCAGAGCGCGCGCACCGTGTTAAGCGGCCCGGCGGGCGGCGTACTGGCCGGTGTTTATATAGCCCGCCAAACCGGTCACAACAATTTGTTAACCGCGGATATAGGCGGCACCAGTATGGATATCTGTCTCATTCACAGGCAAGAACCCCGCTTTACAACAGAAGGAAGCATCGGTGGCCATCCACTGCGGCTGCCCATGCTGGACATCCACACCATCGGCGCGGGGGGAGGCAGTATCGCTTGGATTGACACAGGTGGAGCACTGCGGGTAGGCCCACGCAGCGCCGGATCCATACCCGGACCGGCCTGCTACAACCTGGGGGGACACGAGCCCACGGTAACGGACGCCAACATGGTACTGGGCCGGCTGACCCCGGAAGACTTTGCCGGACTGGATAATATAAGCACGGAAATGGCCGCCCGGCATGTCGATGAAAAAATAGGCCGCCCGCTGGGGTTAACCCCGGAGGCGGCCGCCGAGGGTGTTATCAAAGTGGTGAACGCCAACATGGTCCGGGCTATGCGCGTTATATCGGTGCAAAGAGGTTTTGACCCGCGCGACTTCACACTGGTGCCCTTTGGCGGAGCGGGACCGCTGCAAGCCGTGGAACTGGCCCGGGAGATGGGCATCCCACGCATTTTGATACCGCCCCACCCCGGGGTCACCTCGGCCTGGGGTATGCTTTCCGCAGACGTGCGCCATGATTATTCCATTACTCACGTCACGGATTTAGCACCCGACGCTTGCCCCGGTATCAATGCCATTTATGATGATTTAGCCAAACAAGGAAGCGGAGATTTAACCGGGGAAGGGTTCGACAAATCACAAATCAATTTGAGCCGGTTTATGGATTTACGCTACCGGGGACAGTCCTATGAGCTAACTATAGCCATACCCGACAACGAGCTCATCGGAGCCGATCTTTTAGTCATTGGGCAGCGTTTTCACCGCCGTCATCTGCAGCATTACGGTTACTGCCGGGAAAAAGCGGCAGTGGAAATCGTCACGCTGAGGCTGGCCGCCACCGGCAGACTGCCCAAGCTGCAGCCTCGCACCCGGCCATCAGGCGAACTGCCGGGCAGTTCCAGCACCAGGCGGGTATATATGAACGGTTCCTACCACGATGTGCCGGTGTACGAAAGACGGTTAACCGGACCGGGCTGGCGCATCCAGGGACCGGCCGTGGTCACGCAGGCTGACACTACCACACTTATCTGGCCGGGCAATAACGCCCGTTGTGACCGCTGGGGCAACATTATCATCGAAACGGGGGTGCGCTAA
- a CDS encoding PPC domain-containing DNA-binding protein, which translates to MQYTQGKIGRVFVARVEHGDDLLAELKKLAGQEKIEAGIFYAIGAIKEASLVVGPKACTRTPEAVRRNFNDCREMIGIGTIFQDNGAPALHLHGALGKGDTALMGCIRGESEVYLVAEVIILELLDTGAVREFDAASELKILSFLR; encoded by the coding sequence ATGCAATACACACAAGGGAAAATAGGACGCGTCTTCGTTGCCCGGGTGGAGCACGGAGACGATTTGCTTGCGGAATTAAAGAAGCTGGCCGGGCAAGAAAAAATCGAGGCGGGTATTTTTTATGCTATCGGCGCTATAAAGGAAGCCTCCCTGGTGGTCGGACCCAAAGCATGCACTCGTACCCCGGAAGCAGTCCGGCGTAATTTTAACGACTGCCGTGAAATGATCGGTATAGGCACAATTTTTCAGGATAACGGCGCACCGGCACTGCACCTGCACGGAGCCCTGGGCAAGGGCGACACCGCCTTAATGGGCTGCATCAGGGGCGAATCGGAAGTCTACCTGGTGGCGGAGGTGATTATTCTCGAGCTGTTGGACACCGGAGCCGTCAGAGAATTCGATGCGGCATCCGAACTTAAAATACTTAGCTTTTTACGATAA
- a CDS encoding hydantoinase B/oxoprolinase family protein: protein MHKQMTADPITLEVLRNALQSVAEEMGVTLTRTALSPNIKDRKDCSTAIHTTTGSLVAQAEHIPLHLGLMPTVVKAVLEHFPAQELAPGDAIMINDPYISGSHLPDICLISPVFYGEQPIALVANLAHHVDVGGATPGSMSTSTTEIFQEGIRIPPVKICSRGCINQDLLNVLAHNVRTSEEFYGDIQAQLSANQVGVQRLQELARRTGIDTLIFYMQAIINYAERRIRLALKNIPTGVYCFSDYLEGDGITEELIKIAATVHIGEDMVKVDFTGTGPQAKGPVNATRGVTLACVYFAVKAVADPDLPASEGIARAADIITPPGTLVNPRFPAPVAHANINTAQRITDVVLGALAQAVPHRVTAAGTGSMSNFTIGGQNARDDYYSYVETYGGGQGAKYNQDGLDGVHVNMTNTLNTPVEVIEMNYPLLVGKYGLIPDSGGPGQYRGGTGLVRQITVLQDAMVSVSTERNVQPPWGLQGGAPGRGSLCSIKLPNSTQEVMPGKCTRAVPKGTVITLETAGGGGFGTPRDRSPEAARQDVKSGLVSKDAAWKQYGAALDKDE, encoded by the coding sequence ATGCATAAACAGATGACTGCCGATCCCATCACCCTGGAGGTGCTGCGCAACGCGCTACAGTCTGTGGCGGAGGAAATGGGCGTCACTCTCACCCGCACCGCCCTTTCACCCAACATTAAGGACCGAAAGGATTGTTCCACCGCTATACATACCACTACAGGCAGCCTGGTGGCCCAGGCGGAACATATTCCCCTGCATCTGGGGCTCATGCCCACCGTTGTCAAGGCGGTCCTGGAACATTTTCCCGCGCAGGAACTTGCCCCCGGGGACGCTATAATGATTAATGACCCTTACATCAGCGGCTCCCACTTGCCGGATATATGCCTCATTTCCCCCGTTTTTTACGGGGAACAGCCTATCGCCCTGGTGGCCAATCTGGCCCATCACGTTGATGTAGGAGGCGCGACACCGGGCAGCATGTCCACATCCACCACGGAAATATTCCAGGAAGGGATTAGGATACCCCCCGTTAAAATATGCAGCCGGGGGTGCATCAACCAGGATTTACTGAATGTACTGGCTCACAACGTGCGTACCTCCGAAGAATTTTACGGTGACATCCAGGCCCAGCTATCGGCCAACCAGGTGGGCGTACAAAGACTGCAGGAGTTAGCCCGCAGGACAGGTATAGATACGCTGATCTTTTATATGCAGGCCATAATTAATTACGCCGAGCGAAGAATTCGCCTGGCCTTAAAAAACATACCCACAGGTGTTTATTGTTTCAGTGATTATCTGGAAGGGGACGGCATTACCGAAGAATTAATTAAAATCGCCGCCACCGTACATATTGGAGAGGATATGGTGAAGGTTGATTTCACAGGCACCGGCCCACAGGCAAAGGGCCCCGTTAACGCTACCCGGGGCGTAACTCTGGCCTGCGTTTATTTTGCCGTTAAAGCAGTTGCCGACCCGGATTTGCCGGCCAGCGAAGGTATCGCCCGAGCGGCGGATATCATCACCCCGCCCGGCACACTGGTCAACCCGCGCTTTCCCGCTCCTGTAGCCCACGCCAACATCAATACCGCCCAGCGGATTACCGATGTAGTGCTTGGCGCTCTGGCCCAAGCCGTGCCCCACCGGGTAACCGCCGCCGGTACAGGCAGCATGAGCAACTTTACCATCGGCGGTCAAAATGCCCGCGATGATTATTATTCCTACGTGGAAACTTACGGTGGCGGGCAGGGGGCCAAATACAACCAGGACGGACTTGACGGAGTACACGTAAATATGACCAACACGCTGAACACACCGGTGGAAGTGATAGAAATGAATTACCCCCTGCTAGTGGGAAAATACGGATTAATCCCCGATTCGGGCGGGCCGGGCCAATACAGAGGCGGCACCGGACTGGTAAGGCAAATTACGGTTTTACAAGACGCCATGGTGTCGGTCAGCACAGAGAGAAATGTACAACCTCCCTGGGGGCTGCAGGGAGGCGCACCGGGCCGCGGCTCCCTGTGCAGCATTAAACTGCCAAACAGTACCCAAGAAGTTATGCCCGGCAAATGCACCAGAGCTGTTCCGAAAGGCACCGTTATTACCCTGGAAACAGCCGGAGGCGGCGGCTTTGGCACCCCACGGGACCGTTCCCCGGAAGCCGCACGCCAGGATGTAAAAAGCGGGCTGGTCTCCAAAGATGCCGCATGGAAACAATACGGAGCGGCATTAGATAAAGATGAATAG
- a CDS encoding cation transporter, giving the protein MESVTFKVEGIEDETDKVNVINALHKYSGVLDIGVDMHTKLVRVEYDPSNIRAEDMQQDIEKEKYHVVYVVRN; this is encoded by the coding sequence GTGGAATCCGTTACTTTCAAAGTGGAAGGCATAGAAGATGAAACCGACAAGGTCAATGTTATTAACGCCCTGCACAAATACTCGGGAGTGTTGGACATCGGTGTGGATATGCATACAAAGCTGGTGAGGGTGGAGTACGACCCGAGCAATATCAGAGCGGAAGATATGCAGCAGGATATTGAAAAGGAAAAATATCACGTGGTTTATGTTGTAAGAAATTAA
- a CDS encoding MetQ/NlpA family ABC transporter substrate-binding protein, translating into MYLRGKITVILLMTSLLLAMGGCGGHNPQPAGEQPIPIKVGMMPITDNLPFWVAEENGYFAEEGLKVELVPFPSALERDSAFVAGQIDAGVGDLLAVAAMNNSGAEVRAVSVAQGAVPGENRFAILAAPGSDITSSEQLKNVPIALSLNTVNEYITDSLLGARGLQPEEIDKTNIVKLPIRLDSLLNGQVKAAVLPDPFATLAEIKGACLVLDNTENTVAQTVVIVRKEALAANLPGIRKLMHAYARAVEDLQSDPMQYETLLSAKARVPEDVLSSNEHPLALHFSAPGLPDRDGLEKTIAWMKDHDLLQKELSYDDLVDGRVINK; encoded by the coding sequence TTGTATTTGCGTGGAAAAATAACGGTTATTTTGTTAATGACAAGTTTGTTGCTTGCCATGGGTGGATGCGGCGGTCATAACCCACAGCCGGCCGGTGAACAACCGATCCCTATTAAGGTGGGCATGATGCCGATTACAGATAACCTGCCCTTCTGGGTGGCCGAGGAAAACGGTTATTTTGCGGAAGAAGGTTTGAAAGTTGAACTGGTGCCCTTTCCCAGCGCGTTGGAGCGGGACAGTGCTTTTGTTGCCGGGCAGATAGACGCCGGTGTCGGTGATCTGCTGGCTGTGGCCGCCATGAATAACAGCGGTGCCGAGGTGCGGGCTGTATCCGTGGCTCAGGGCGCCGTGCCCGGGGAAAACCGTTTTGCCATACTGGCGGCTCCCGGTTCGGATATTACAAGCTCGGAACAGTTGAAAAACGTACCCATTGCCCTTTCTTTAAACACCGTTAATGAGTATATCACCGACAGTTTGCTGGGTGCCCGCGGTTTGCAGCCCGAAGAAATCGATAAAACTAATATAGTTAAATTGCCTATCCGGTTGGATAGCCTTTTAAATGGCCAGGTTAAAGCGGCTGTTTTGCCCGACCCTTTTGCTACTCTGGCGGAAATTAAAGGGGCCTGTCTTGTGTTGGACAACACGGAAAACACTGTGGCGCAAACAGTGGTTATTGTACGCAAGGAAGCTCTGGCTGCCAATCTGCCGGGAATACGGAAATTAATGCATGCTTACGCCCGTGCGGTGGAAGATTTACAATCCGATCCCATGCAATATGAAACCCTTTTGTCCGCAAAGGCCAGAGTGCCGGAAGACGTGCTGTCCAGTAACGAACATCCCCTGGCATTGCATTTTTCCGCGCCCGGGCTGCCGGATAGGGATGGTCTGGAAAAGACCATTGCCTGGATGAAGGATCATGACTTACTGCAAAAAGAACTAAGCTATGACGATTTGGTGGACGGGCGGGTTATTAATAAGTGA
- a CDS encoding DUF4430 domain-containing protein, which produces MSKTIIKRSLFIFLALVFVFALSPGAVPAFADVEMPTESDDIEISEVTSMTIGGKTAVFQQDDNGPTKFIRADLDSEYDLQSADIVINLESAGTEVSSNALTFTGDGTATRTAAGVNLLNEAYDLTIGSTAYILAADLSDDTVDSVSPSGPLKVENVTFTTSPSVDATVEGMSVNRFAGNPRYAQEGLDWMAGRTRILLPPGTNLSAVPGTMTLAGGASASGCYSNGNFDLDQNLNVMTVTNGGDSRDYYVSAGVTGQIKVYYDIILDEIENDETYYTGEIVTQCEEINAAADEYFDPNGFYVDSGTTVMEIIAGFAEWAEDEGYFSYDTTISYGGAYLAELNGLEEFDGGYLSGWMYMDNVYRPDCKVPGVGAADYRLTVDGTIIDWFYTVDYMPHF; this is translated from the coding sequence GTGAGCAAGACCATTATAAAAAGAAGTCTATTTATCTTCCTGGCGCTTGTTTTTGTTTTTGCGCTTTCTCCGGGCGCCGTTCCGGCGTTCGCCGACGTGGAAATGCCGACTGAAAGCGATGACATTGAGATTTCCGAAGTCACGTCCATGACCATCGGCGGGAAAACCGCCGTATTCCAGCAGGACGACAACGGCCCCACCAAGTTTATCCGGGCCGATTTAGACTCGGAGTATGACCTGCAAAGCGCGGACATTGTGATCAATCTGGAGAGCGCGGGCACCGAGGTCAGCTCAAACGCACTAACCTTCACCGGCGACGGCACAGCGACCCGCACCGCCGCCGGCGTGAACTTGCTGAACGAAGCCTATGACCTCACCATCGGCAGCACGGCATATATCCTGGCGGCCGACCTTTCCGATGACACGGTCGACAGCGTTTCTCCCTCGGGCCCGTTAAAGGTTGAAAACGTGACGTTCACCACCAGCCCGAGCGTTGACGCGACCGTCGAGGGTATGAGCGTGAACCGGTTTGCGGGCAACCCCCGGTACGCGCAGGAAGGACTGGATTGGATGGCAGGCAGAACCCGCATCCTGCTGCCTCCCGGCACCAACCTCTCGGCCGTTCCCGGCACCATGACCCTGGCCGGTGGCGCTTCGGCGTCCGGTTGTTACAGCAACGGCAATTTTGACCTGGATCAGAACCTGAACGTCATGACGGTCACCAACGGCGGCGACAGCCGGGATTATTACGTCAGCGCCGGAGTGACGGGACAAATTAAAGTGTACTACGACATTATCCTTGACGAAATAGAAAATGACGAAACATATTACACCGGCGAAATCGTTACCCAATGCGAGGAGATCAACGCGGCGGCGGATGAATACTTTGACCCGAATGGGTTTTATGTCGATTCCGGCACTACGGTGATGGAAATCATAGCAGGCTTTGCGGAGTGGGCGGAGGACGAAGGATACTTCAGTTATGATACCACCATCTCCTACGGCGGAGCTTACCTTGCCGAGCTGAACGGACTGGAGGAATTTGACGGCGGCTATCTTTCCGGCTGGATGTATATGGACAATGTATACAGACCGGATTGCAAGGTTCCCGGGGTGGGCGCGGCCGATTATCGATTGACCGTCGACGGCACGATCATTGACTGGTTCTACACTGTCGATTATATGCCGCATTTTTAG